The Lactuca sativa cultivar Salinas chromosome 2, Lsat_Salinas_v11, whole genome shotgun sequence genome includes a window with the following:
- the LOC111915990 gene encoding glutamate receptor 3.6, whose amino-acid sequence MPKNLVWALLLLMVDFNGCFTEGLNNTNVSTRPDVVNIASILTFNSIIGKVAKIALQAACEDVNSDPTILKGTKLQITLHDSNFSAFMNIMEALQVMETDTVALIGPQGSVLAHVISHVANELQVPLLSFTATDPTLNSLQYPFFVRTTHSDLYQMAAIADIIKYYEWRKVTAIYIDDDHGRNGVISLGDQLASRGCEISHKAPIKPLATKTDISDVLVQVALMESRILVVHTYPQYGLDILEVARNLDMLGSGYVWITTNWLSTIIDISSPLPSKTIDVMQGFITLRTYTKDSKLTRKFASEWRNMTNYGLSTFCLYAYDTVWLLAHALDSFFDKGGNISFSKDPKLQALPGEMLNFDSLSIFNGGKLLLQEILNVKMKGLTGAIEFTSDKNLLFPAFEVLNVIGTGVRRIGYWSNSSGLSTIRPDKVNTKPSDHQSSSSELLHAVIWPGQIIQKPRGWVFPDSGKQLKIGVPNRVSFQEFVGQSKDSDSFKGHCIDVFTSAVNLLPYAVPYKFHSYGDGVKNPSNTELLTLINSGVYDAVVGDIAITTNRTRIADFTQPFIESGLVVVVPVRRSSSSTWAFLKPFSPLMWSVSGIFFLVIGAVVWILEHRVNDEFRGPPRKQLVTVLWFSFSTLFSSHRENTLSTLGRIVLILWLFVVLIINSSYTASLTSILTVQKLSSPIKGIESLMMIKDPIGYQENSFVRNYLVGELGINSDRLIPLSLPEDYEKALKDGPHNGGVAAVVDERAYIELFLSSRCEFSIVGQEFTKNGWGFAFPRDSPLAADMSTAILKLSENGELQRIHDKWLLRSACSSQGTQFEVDKLELTSFKGLFLICGLACFLALLIYFVLTIRQFTKHYPTLAESTGRSVRSGSLQTFFSFVDKKEETIRTRSKRKYSEGSSSMMNGDDSSIDNYSNKRDMSLNASK is encoded by the exons ATGCCAAAGAATCTAGTTTGGGCATTGCTCCTGTTAATGGTGGATTTCAATGGATGCTTCACTGAAGGGCTTAACAATACCAATGTTTCTACAAGACCAGATGTCGTGAATATTGCATCCATCTTGACATTTAATTCCATCATTGGAAAAGTCGCAAAAATTGCTTTACAGGCTGCATGTGAAGATGTGAACTCTGATCCCACTATTCTTAAGGGAACCAAGCTGCAAATAACTCTTCATGACTCCAATTTCAGTGCATTTATGAATATTATGGAAG CTTTACAGGTGATGGAGACAGATACAGTGGCTTTAATAGGCCCTCAAGGTTCAGTCTTAGCTCATGTGATATCCCACGTGGCAAATGAGCTCCAAGTTCCTCTATTGTCTTTCACAGCTACTGATCCTACATTGAATTCCCTTCAGTATCCTTTCTTTGTGCGCACAACTCACAGTGATCTTTATCAAATGGCTGCAATAGCAGACATAATCAAGTACTACGAATGGAGAAAAGTTACAGCAATTTACATAGACGATGATCATGGAAGAAATGGAGTAATATCATTAGGAGATCAGTTAGCATCTAGAGGATGTGAGATCTCCCATAAAGCACCTATTAAGCCATTAGCAACAAAAACAGACATAAGCGATGTGTTGGTTCAAGTTGCTTTAATGGAGTCAAGAATTCTTGTTGTCCACACTTATCCACAATATGGATTAGACATACTTGAAGTTGCTAGAAATCTTGATATGTTGGGTAGTGGGTATGTTTGGATCACTACTAATTGGCTCTCTACTATCATAGACATTAGTTCTCCACTCCCTTCCAAAACAATTGATGTTATGCAAGGTTTTATCACATTAAGAACATACACAAAAGATTCAAAACTTACAAGAAAATTCGCTTCTGAGTGGAGAAACATGACAAATTATGGGTTAAGTACTTTTTGTTTATACGCATACGACACCGTTTGGCTTCTTGCTCATGCACTTGACTCTTTCTTTGATAAAGGTGGAAACATTTCATTCTCAAAAGATCCAAAGTTACAAGCTTTACCAGGAGAAATGTTGAATTTTGATTCTTTGAGTATCTTTAATGGAGGAAAGTTATTGCTTCAAGAAATATTAAATGTCAAAATGAAAGGATTAACAGGAGCTATCGAGTTCACATCTGATAAAAACCTACTTTTTCCTGCATTTGAAGTCTTGAATGTGATTGGTACTGGTGTTAGGAGAATCGGGTATTGGTCAAATTCTTCGGGTTTGTCAACTATTCGTCCAGATAAAGTCAACACAAAGCCATCTGATCATCAATCAAGTTCTTCTGAGCTATTGCACGCGGTGATTTGGCCTGGTCAAATCATTCAAAAGCCACGTGGATGGGTTTTCCCTGATAGTGGAAAACAGTTGAAAATCGGTGTTCCAAATCGAGTCAGTTTTCAAGAATTTGTAGGACAATCAAAAGACAGTGATTCATTCAAAGGACACTGCATTGATGTGTTTACATCTGCTGTAAACTTACTTCCATATGCTGTTCCATATAAGTTTCACTCCTATGGAGATGGTGTCAAGAACCCAAGCAACACAGAGCTTTTAACCTTAATCAACTCTGGT GTTTATGATGCTGTGGTGGGAGACATTGCTATCACTACTAACAGGACTCGAATAGCAGATTTTACACAACCATTTATCGAATCTGGGCTTGTTGTAGTGGTTCCAGTTAGAAGATCAAGCTCTAGTACATGGGCTTTtcttaaacctttctctcctttaATGTGGTCTGTTTCAGGAATCTTTTTCTTAGTTATTGGAGCTGTTGTATGGATTCTTGAACATCGTGTAAATGATGAGTTTCGTGGTCCTCCAAGAAAACAACTTGTCACAGTTCTATG GTTTAGCTTTTCAACACTGTTTTCCTCCCACA GAGAAAACACATTGAGCACTCTTGGTCGTATAGTTTTAATTCTATGGTTATTTGTGGTTCTCATAATAAACTCGAGCTATACTGCAAGTTTGACCTCAATATTGACTGTTCAGAAGCTTTCTTCACCTATTAAAGGAATTGAAAGTTTGATGATGATCAAAGATCCGATTGGGTATCAAGAGAATTCGTTTGTCAGAAACTATCTTGTAGGAGAACTTGGTATTAATTCAGATCGATTAATTCCTCTTTCATTGCCTGAAGACTATGAAAAAGCATTGAAAGATGGGCCCCACAACGGTGGTGTTGCAGCAGTGGTTGATGAACGTGCATACATTGAACTCTTCCTTTCATCTCGTTGTGAATTCAGCATCGttggtcaagaatttaccaaaaaTGGATGGGGATTT GCATTCCCTAGGGATTCTCCTCTAGCAGCCGATATGTCAACAGCAATTCTAAAACTATCAGAAAATGGTGAATTACAAAGGATTCATGACAAGTGGTTGTTGAGAAGTGCATGTAGTTCACAAGGAACACAGTTTGAAGTTGATAAACTTGAACTAACGAGTTTTAAAGGCCTCTTCTTAATATGTGGATTAGCTTGTTTTCTTGCTCTTCTCATATACTTTGTACTCACGATACGCCAATTTACCAAACACTATCCAACCCTTGCTGAGTCAACCGGGAGAAGCGTTCGTTCGGGATCCCTTCAAACATTCTTTTCGTTTGTTGATAAAAAAGAAGAAACTATAAGAACTCGTTCCAAGAGAAAATATTCTGAGGGAAGTTCAAGCATGATGAATGGAGATGATTCATCGATTGATAATTATAGCAACAAGAGAGATATGTCATTGAATGCCTCAAAATGA
- the LOC111915967 gene encoding probable protein phosphatase 2C 47 isoform X1 codes for MGPGTDVWPHCTSLDNRHSRECMPAMIEDEDPEDFDHLSETKFAKPPRNGPPVRHSLSEALLVDTSNLKSPKGPLSPQNVSCVFLPVFRSGSCSEIGPKPYMEDEFICVDDLQQHLHAKPDHLLTGAFYGVFDGHGGVDAASFTKRNILEFIIKDSNFPNGVQKAVKNAFAKIDHELADHSSLDNSSGTTALTVLILGRNMIIANAGDCRAVLGKRGRAIELSVDHKPSCTSEKMRIEKLGGVIYDGYLNGQLSVARALGDWHMKGPKGSDCPLSSEPELKEVTLTEEDEFVIIGCDGLWDVMSSQYAVTIVRKELMVHNDPGKCSRELVNEALKRNSCDNLTVVIICFSSEPPPKIEIPRSRNRRTISVEGLDVLKGVLHHV; via the exons ATGGGTCCTGGGACTGATGTTTGGCCTCATTGTACCTCATTGGATAATCGACATTCAAGAGAATGTATGCCTGCTATGATAGAAGATGAAGATCCCGAGGATTTTGATCATTTAAGCGAAACAAAGTTTGCTAAGCCTCCAAGAAATGGTCCACCTGTTCGACATAGTCTCAGCGAGGCTTTATTGGTTGACACCTCTAATCTC AAATCACCAAAAGGGCCGTTGTCACCACAGAATGTAAGTTGTGTGTTTTTACCTGTGTTTCGCTCAGGAAGTTGTTCTGAGATTGGTCCAAAACCATATATGGAGGATGAGTTTATCTGTGTTGATGATCTTCAACAACATTTACATGCAAAACCGGATCACCTTTTAACTGGAGCATTTTATGGG GTGTTTGATGGACATGGCGGCGTTGATGCTGCATCATTCACAAAAAGAAATATTCTTGAGTTTATAATCAAGGACTCTAATTTCCCAAATGGGGTACAAAAAGCTGTCAAGAATGCTTTTGCGAAAATCGATCACGAATTAGCAGATCATAGTTCTCTGGATAACTCATCTGGAACTACTGCGTTGACTGTTCTTATATTAGGAAG AAATATGATAATTGCGAATGCTGGTGATTGTCGAGCTGTTCTTGGAAAACGAGGAAGAGCAATTGAGCTTTCAGTTGACCATAAACCAAGCTGTACATCGGAGAAAATGAGGATAGAGAAACTTGGAGGTGTGATATACGATGGGTACCTCAATGGTCAACTATCAGTGGCACGTGCACTTGGAGATTGGCACATGAAAGGACCAAAAGGTTCAGATTGTCCGTTAAGTTCTGAACCGGAGTTGAAAGAGGTAACCCTAACTGAAGAAGATGAGTTTGTGATAATTGGGTGTGATGGGTTGTGGGATGTGATGAGTAGCCAATATGCTGTGACAATTGTAAGGAAAGAACTTATGGTTCATAATGATCCTGGGAAATGTTCTAGAGAACTTGTTAATGAGGCTCTGAAGAGAAACAGTTGTGACAACCTGACGGTTGTCATTATCTGTTTCTCATCAGAGCCTCCACCAAAGATTGAAATACCGAGATCACGAAATCGGAGGACAATATCGGTTGAAGGGTTGGATGTTTTGAAGGGTGTTTTGCATCATGTTTAA
- the LOC111915967 gene encoding probable protein phosphatase 2C 47 isoform X2, with translation MGPGTDVWPHCTSLDNRHSRECMPAMIEDEDPEDFDHLSETKFAKPPRNGPPVRHSLSEALLVDTSNLVRPLSPQNVSCVFLPVFRSGSCSEIGPKPYMEDEFICVDDLQQHLHAKPDHLLTGAFYGVFDGHGGVDAASFTKRNILEFIIKDSNFPNGVQKAVKNAFAKIDHELADHSSLDNSSGTTALTVLILGRNMIIANAGDCRAVLGKRGRAIELSVDHKPSCTSEKMRIEKLGGVIYDGYLNGQLSVARALGDWHMKGPKGSDCPLSSEPELKEVTLTEEDEFVIIGCDGLWDVMSSQYAVTIVRKELMVHNDPGKCSRELVNEALKRNSCDNLTVVIICFSSEPPPKIEIPRSRNRRTISVEGLDVLKGVLHHV, from the exons ATGGGTCCTGGGACTGATGTTTGGCCTCATTGTACCTCATTGGATAATCGACATTCAAGAGAATGTATGCCTGCTATGATAGAAGATGAAGATCCCGAGGATTTTGATCATTTAAGCGAAACAAAGTTTGCTAAGCCTCCAAGAAATGGTCCACCTGTTCGACATAGTCTCAGCGAGGCTTTATTGGTTGACACCTCTAATCTCGTGA GGCCGTTGTCACCACAGAATGTAAGTTGTGTGTTTTTACCTGTGTTTCGCTCAGGAAGTTGTTCTGAGATTGGTCCAAAACCATATATGGAGGATGAGTTTATCTGTGTTGATGATCTTCAACAACATTTACATGCAAAACCGGATCACCTTTTAACTGGAGCATTTTATGGG GTGTTTGATGGACATGGCGGCGTTGATGCTGCATCATTCACAAAAAGAAATATTCTTGAGTTTATAATCAAGGACTCTAATTTCCCAAATGGGGTACAAAAAGCTGTCAAGAATGCTTTTGCGAAAATCGATCACGAATTAGCAGATCATAGTTCTCTGGATAACTCATCTGGAACTACTGCGTTGACTGTTCTTATATTAGGAAG AAATATGATAATTGCGAATGCTGGTGATTGTCGAGCTGTTCTTGGAAAACGAGGAAGAGCAATTGAGCTTTCAGTTGACCATAAACCAAGCTGTACATCGGAGAAAATGAGGATAGAGAAACTTGGAGGTGTGATATACGATGGGTACCTCAATGGTCAACTATCAGTGGCACGTGCACTTGGAGATTGGCACATGAAAGGACCAAAAGGTTCAGATTGTCCGTTAAGTTCTGAACCGGAGTTGAAAGAGGTAACCCTAACTGAAGAAGATGAGTTTGTGATAATTGGGTGTGATGGGTTGTGGGATGTGATGAGTAGCCAATATGCTGTGACAATTGTAAGGAAAGAACTTATGGTTCATAATGATCCTGGGAAATGTTCTAGAGAACTTGTTAATGAGGCTCTGAAGAGAAACAGTTGTGACAACCTGACGGTTGTCATTATCTGTTTCTCATCAGAGCCTCCACCAAAGATTGAAATACCGAGATCACGAAATCGGAGGACAATATCGGTTGAAGGGTTGGATGTTTTGAAGGGTGTTTTGCATCATGTTTAA